A genomic window from Terriglobia bacterium includes:
- a CDS encoding threonine synthase: protein MTTPSTLLHLECSQCGQQASAASIQNLCPCGKPLYARYDLKRAGASLNPNSLLMRAKSLWRYAEVLPGCAPVTLGEGFTPLLPVERLGASMGLKSLFVKDEALNPTGSFKARGMAVAVSQARHLGAKVLAAPTAGNAGGALAAYAAAAGLKSVIVMPADTPQANQMECRAFGATVMALPGLISDCGRYVAERKAREGWYDVSTLKEPYRVEGKKTMGYELWEQFGRKLPDVILYPTGGGVGLIGMCKAFDEMQEMGWIGAARPRMVAVQASGCAPIVRAWEQHRETAEPIQNATTIASGLRVPGPLGDFLILRMLRDTHGTALAVSDAEMLAAGRELASAEGIYAAPEGAATVAAIRKLAAAGWVQPDESIVLFNTGTGYKYAEAWQQALRD from the coding sequence ATGACCACCCCCTCCACGCTCCTCCATCTCGAATGTTCGCAATGCGGCCAGCAGGCCTCGGCCGCCTCCATCCAAAACCTGTGCCCCTGCGGCAAACCCCTCTATGCCCGCTATGACCTGAAGCGCGCTGGAGCTTCGCTGAATCCGAATAGCCTCCTCATGCGTGCCAAGAGCCTCTGGCGCTACGCCGAAGTCCTCCCCGGCTGCGCCCCGGTCACTCTGGGCGAGGGCTTTACTCCGCTGCTCCCTGTCGAACGCCTGGGCGCCAGCATGGGCCTGAAGAGCCTCTTCGTGAAGGACGAGGCTCTCAACCCCACGGGCTCGTTCAAGGCCCGCGGCATGGCCGTCGCGGTCTCCCAGGCCCGGCACCTGGGCGCAAAAGTTCTTGCCGCGCCCACCGCCGGGAATGCCGGCGGAGCCCTCGCCGCCTACGCGGCGGCGGCGGGCCTCAAATCCGTCATTGTCATGCCCGCGGATACCCCGCAGGCCAACCAGATGGAATGCCGGGCCTTCGGCGCCACGGTGATGGCCTTGCCGGGGCTGATCTCCGATTGTGGGCGCTACGTGGCCGAGCGCAAGGCCCGGGAAGGCTGGTACGACGTTTCCACGCTGAAAGAGCCTTACCGTGTCGAAGGCAAGAAAACCATGGGCTACGAGCTCTGGGAGCAGTTTGGCAGGAAACTCCCGGACGTGATCCTCTACCCTACGGGCGGCGGCGTGGGTCTGATTGGCATGTGCAAGGCTTTCGACGAGATGCAGGAGATGGGCTGGATCGGAGCCGCGCGGCCGCGCATGGTGGCCGTGCAGGCCAGCGGCTGCGCGCCCATCGTGCGCGCCTGGGAACAACACCGCGAGACCGCCGAGCCTATCCAGAACGCCACGACCATCGCGTCCGGCCTGCGCGTCCCCGGGCCGCTTGGCGACTTCCTGATCCTGCGCATGCTGCGCGATACTCATGGGACGGCTTTGGCCGTCAGCGACGCTGAAATGCTCGCCGCGGGCCGCGAACTGGCCTCCGCCGAAGGCATCTACGCCGCCCCGGAGGGTGCCGCCACCGTCGCCGCCATTCGCAAGCTCGCCGCCGCCGGCTGGGTGCAGCCCGATGAATCCATCGTTCTCTTCAACACCGGCACCGGCTACAAATATGCCGAGGCCTGGCAGCAGGCGCTCCGGGACTGA
- a CDS encoding HAD-IIB family hydrolase: MRLIALDIDGTLLDSRWGVPAANCAAIAEATRRGIEVALVTGRRYDFALPVARMVDAPLTMIVNNGALIRTHDGQTHLRHLLARDTAYKVLHATQAWRAATSVVFDRPLANQILTEGLDGDDPYRRAYYARNREFLGRAVPLESCLVEDPLQVMLAGGVAPMRDAEAALRGLPIAREFSLAVTVYEDKNFSMLDVINPACSKGSALAEWAAVRGYAREEILAIGDNHNDLEMLRFAGIAVVMGNSVPELKSFGWHETLSNDEAGVAAAISRFALAETAGCA; the protein is encoded by the coding sequence GTGCGGCTCATTGCGCTGGATATCGACGGCACGCTGCTGGACAGCCGCTGGGGTGTGCCGGCCGCCAACTGCGCGGCCATCGCGGAAGCCACGCGGCGCGGCATCGAGGTCGCGCTGGTCACCGGGCGCCGCTACGACTTCGCCCTGCCCGTGGCGCGCATGGTGGATGCGCCGCTGACCATGATCGTGAACAACGGCGCGCTAATCCGGACGCACGACGGCCAGACGCACCTGCGCCACCTGCTGGCGCGGGACACCGCGTACAAGGTGCTGCATGCCACGCAGGCCTGGCGCGCGGCGACCTCCGTGGTCTTCGACCGCCCGCTGGCCAACCAGATCCTTACCGAAGGCCTGGACGGCGATGATCCCTACCGCCGCGCCTACTACGCGCGCAACCGCGAATTCCTCGGCCGGGCCGTGCCCCTGGAAAGCTGCCTTGTGGAGGATCCCCTGCAGGTGATGCTCGCTGGCGGCGTGGCGCCGATGCGCGATGCCGAGGCGGCGCTGCGCGGGCTGCCCATTGCGCGGGAGTTTTCCCTGGCCGTGACCGTCTACGAGGACAAGAATTTCTCGATGCTCGACGTCATCAACCCGGCCTGCTCCAAGGGCAGCGCACTGGCGGAATGGGCCGCAGTGCGCGGCTACGCCCGGGAAGAAATCCTGGCCATCGGCGACAATCACAACGACCTGGAAATGCTGCGCTTTGCCGGCATCGCGGTGGTCATGGGCAACAGCGTGCCGGAACTGAAGAGCTTCGGCTGGCACGAGACGCTTTCGAACGACGAAGCCGGGGTGGCCGCGGCCATCTCCCGCTTCGCCCTCGCGGAGACCGCCGGATGCGCCTGA
- a CDS encoding prepilin-type N-terminal cleavage/methylation domain-containing protein, which translates to MHKNQQGFSLIELLIVVAIILIISAIAVPNLLKSKMAANEASAVASLRTINTAAVTYSTTYGIGYPLALSNLAQSASPSSSAADMLDSALSTGVKSGYTFDLAGGTPITGIYLTYTATGSPTNLNQTGNRYFFSDQSGVIRQKTGAPATVTDTPI; encoded by the coding sequence ATGCATAAAAATCAACAGGGTTTTTCGTTGATCGAACTGCTGATCGTCGTAGCGATTATTCTGATTATCTCGGCGATTGCCGTTCCGAATCTGCTGAAATCCAAAATGGCCGCGAATGAGGCTTCGGCCGTGGCTTCGTTGCGCACGATTAACACCGCTGCCGTCACCTATTCGACCACCTATGGAATTGGCTACCCGCTGGCACTGAGCAATCTGGCGCAATCGGCGTCCCCGTCCTCCAGCGCGGCGGACATGCTGGACAGCGCGCTCTCCACTGGCGTGAAGAGCGGCTACACGTTTGACCTTGCCGGTGGCACTCCGATCACCGGCATTTACTTGACGTATACGGCGACAGGGAGCCCGACGAATCTGAACCAGACAGGTAACCGTTACTTCTTCAGCGATCAGTCCGGCGTGATCCGGCAAAAGACTGGCGCACCGGCCACGGTCACAGACACTCCGATTTAA
- a CDS encoding outer membrane lipoprotein carrier protein LolA: MIMLVLLFCIFSASELPAAEPPETARVVRLLETRYSGARTLRAVFLERYLENGRQVRAESGRVTFQRPGKMRWEYESPEAKVFISDGRTIWFYVPADRTVMRSTVKEDDDERTPFGLLTRNPRVSRLCGSVTLGSAAEAATPGNLVLHCRPRGAKAARQGAGEILLEVAPETGDLSRVRMDEGGESAIEFQFSNWAKNEPVEEAQFRFAPPLGVAIVDAPADEIGARSSPLP, encoded by the coding sequence ATGATCATGCTGGTGCTGCTCTTCTGTATTTTTTCAGCGTCGGAGCTTCCCGCGGCCGAGCCGCCGGAGACCGCCAGGGTTGTCCGGCTTCTGGAGACCCGCTATAGCGGCGCCAGGACGCTCCGTGCAGTCTTCCTCGAACGCTACCTGGAAAATGGCCGGCAGGTCCGGGCGGAGTCCGGCAGGGTCACATTCCAGCGTCCAGGGAAGATGCGCTGGGAATACGAATCTCCGGAAGCCAAGGTATTTATCAGCGACGGCCGGACGATCTGGTTTTACGTGCCTGCCGACCGCACGGTCATGCGCAGTACGGTGAAAGAAGACGACGATGAGCGCACTCCCTTCGGGCTGCTAACCAGAAACCCGCGTGTCTCGCGCTTGTGTGGCAGCGTAACTCTGGGCTCCGCCGCGGAAGCCGCCACGCCCGGAAATCTGGTGCTGCATTGCCGCCCGCGCGGGGCGAAGGCGGCGCGTCAGGGAGCGGGCGAAATCCTGCTGGAAGTCGCGCCGGAGACGGGCGATCTGAGCCGCGTGCGCATGGACGAGGGCGGGGAATCGGCTATTGAATTTCAGTTTTCGAACTGGGCAAAGAACGAGCCAGTAGAGGAGGCGCAATTTCGGTTTGCGCCGCCGCTGGGCGTGGCCATCGTGGACGCGCCCGCGGACGAAATCGGTGCGCGATCCAGCCCGCTGCCCTGA
- a CDS encoding alanyl-tRNA editing protein, which produces MPTRRLYYDDAFLREFTAEVLRCEPARHGDAAAWRVVLDQTAFYPDSGGQPADKGLLGEARVLEVSDAGDEILHLLDRPVPLGPIRGQIDWPRRFDHMQQHTGQHLLSAVFLERYSLPTVSFHLGGEVSTIDLRGQEPTEAILEETERAANAVIFESRPVRVRFGTAEELDQLGVRKKVEREGKLRALEIEGLDLQPCGGTHVADTGQIGLLLLRRIAKIRQDWRVEFVCGERARRAARSDFRLLQRAAAALSCGPEEVAAATDRAQQERDAHFRTARALSERLSEAEARLLAEDTQPGADGLRIISRVLPGASADYLGLLATALAKHDKTIALLASDGFLVYAQHESAAKDMNQLLRDTLQAFGGKGGGQRNFARGRLSDPGHSEQALTFARERCS; this is translated from the coding sequence ATGCCCACCCGCCGCCTCTACTACGACGACGCCTTCCTCCGCGAATTCACCGCCGAGGTCCTGCGCTGCGAACCCGCGCGCCACGGCGACGCGGCGGCCTGGCGCGTGGTGCTCGACCAGACCGCGTTCTATCCCGATTCCGGCGGCCAGCCCGCGGACAAGGGGCTGCTCGGCGAGGCCCGCGTCCTGGAGGTCTCCGACGCCGGCGACGAAATCCTGCACCTGCTCGACCGGCCGGTGCCTCTGGGGCCGATCCGCGGACAGATCGACTGGCCGCGCCGCTTCGACCACATGCAGCAGCACACCGGCCAGCACCTGCTCTCCGCCGTCTTCCTCGAGCGCTACAGCCTGCCCACCGTTTCCTTCCATCTCGGCGGCGAGGTGAGCACCATCGATCTGCGCGGCCAGGAGCCCACCGAAGCCATCTTGGAAGAGACCGAACGCGCCGCCAATGCCGTCATTTTCGAAAGCCGCCCCGTGCGCGTCCGCTTCGGCACCGCCGAAGAGTTGGACCAGCTCGGCGTGCGCAAGAAGGTCGAGCGGGAAGGGAAGCTGCGCGCTCTGGAGATCGAGGGCCTGGATCTGCAGCCCTGCGGCGGCACGCATGTCGCCGACACCGGGCAGATCGGCCTTCTGCTCCTCCGCCGAATCGCGAAAATTCGCCAGGACTGGCGCGTTGAGTTCGTGTGCGGCGAGCGCGCCCGCCGCGCCGCCCGCAGTGATTTCCGCCTCCTGCAGCGCGCCGCCGCCGCGCTGAGCTGCGGCCCCGAGGAGGTTGCTGCCGCCACGGACCGCGCCCAGCAGGAGCGCGACGCGCACTTTCGCACCGCCCGCGCCCTCTCCGAGCGCCTCTCCGAAGCCGAAGCGCGTCTCCTGGCCGAAGACACGCAACCCGGTGCGGACGGCTTGCGCATTATCAGCCGCGTCTTGCCCGGCGCCAGCGCCGACTACCTTGGCCTCCTGGCCACCGCCCTCGCCAAACATGACAAAACCATTGCGCTCCTGGCCTCCGACGGTTTTCTCGTCTACGCCCAGCACGAATCCGCCGCCAAGGACATGAACCAGCTCCTCCGCGACACGCTGCAAGCTTTCGGCGGCAAAGGCGGCGGCCAGCGCAATTTCGCCCGCGGCCGCCTCAGCGACCCGGGACACTCCGAGCAAGCCCTAACCTTCGCCAGAGAACGCTGTTCCTGA
- a CDS encoding tetratricopeptide repeat protein — MPDSGTGTGELQAQRRRSVLLGGGIGLLVLLAYASSFRFEFVHDDYGQILQNPAVQSSGHLGSYFSSDVWTGISAVAAASFYRPLFLLWLRLNFLLFGLQPAGWHVTTVLLHVLATVLVYAVARAARLSLSGAAMAALVFGLHPIHIETASWISASTDSLYAVFLLGSFLLFLRWFYGARKASLAGSLALFAAGTLCKETAIVFPAIVFAYVWIDACPGPSPLWSDFGKRLRASLQASAGYALAAIGYLGLRISVLKGLGAHPTPLGWGTVVLTWPKILCFYLWHLVYPVGFSEFYEIRYVTRPAEPGFYLPLLVLLACGLALYAWQRKADTRLVRMACVWFLLPLLPTLDLQAFTLGEFVHDRYLYLSVLGMALLAGLAVEKLQGKAGAGRAPLRGAAACAVVGAVLFTLTVRQTGIWKDNLALFSRCYQVSPHSRSASSNLAFALATRGRVAEAMALYRRTLQDWPLEWTPNYDLGYLCYQQGDLGEAEKYLLRAIQISPKNSDQHFYLGLTWNRMGLREKAIESVQKAIELRPNAAGYHFALGVLLRQTGNELGACAAFRQELALAPNNSAAAAQFQRCAP, encoded by the coding sequence TTGCCGGACAGCGGTACGGGCACAGGGGAGTTACAGGCCCAACGGCGGCGCAGCGTGCTGCTGGGTGGGGGGATCGGGCTGCTGGTGCTGCTCGCCTATGCCAGTAGCTTTCGCTTTGAGTTTGTTCATGACGACTACGGGCAGATCCTGCAGAACCCCGCGGTGCAGTCGAGCGGGCACCTTGGGAGCTACTTTTCCTCCGACGTCTGGACGGGGATTTCCGCGGTGGCCGCGGCCAGTTTTTACCGGCCCCTGTTTTTGCTCTGGTTGCGCCTGAACTTCCTGCTGTTCGGGCTCCAGCCGGCCGGCTGGCATGTGACCACGGTCCTGCTGCACGTCTTGGCCACCGTGCTGGTGTATGCGGTGGCGCGCGCCGCGCGTCTTTCGCTTTCGGGAGCGGCGATGGCCGCGCTGGTCTTCGGGCTGCACCCCATACACATTGAAACCGCGTCCTGGATTTCCGCGAGCACGGACTCGCTCTATGCGGTTTTTCTGCTCGGCTCGTTTCTGCTCTTCTTGCGCTGGTTCTATGGTGCCAGGAAAGCCAGTTTAGCGGGGTCGCTCGCTCTGTTTGCGGCCGGAACGCTCTGCAAGGAAACCGCGATCGTCTTTCCAGCCATCGTTTTCGCCTATGTGTGGATCGATGCGTGCCCAGGCCCGTCTCCGCTCTGGAGCGATTTTGGCAAGCGTTTGCGCGCCAGCCTGCAAGCGAGCGCCGGCTACGCCCTCGCGGCCATTGGCTATCTGGGGCTGCGCATTTCCGTTTTGAAGGGATTGGGGGCGCATCCAACACCTCTGGGATGGGGCACCGTGGTTCTCACCTGGCCGAAGATCTTGTGCTTTTATCTCTGGCACCTGGTCTATCCCGTTGGATTCAGCGAATTCTACGAAATTCGCTATGTTACCCGCCCTGCCGAGCCCGGATTTTACCTGCCTCTCCTGGTACTCCTGGCATGTGGCCTGGCTTTGTATGCCTGGCAGCGGAAAGCCGATACCCGGCTGGTGCGCATGGCCTGTGTCTGGTTTTTGCTGCCCCTGCTCCCGACTCTGGACCTGCAGGCTTTCACACTCGGCGAATTTGTCCATGACCGCTATCTCTATCTGTCCGTGCTGGGAATGGCGCTTCTGGCGGGGCTTGCGGTGGAAAAGCTGCAAGGCAAGGCGGGGGCCGGGCGGGCTCCGCTGCGCGGCGCTGCGGCCTGTGCCGTGGTGGGCGCCGTCCTGTTTACCCTCACGGTTAGGCAGACGGGGATCTGGAAAGATAATCTGGCCCTGTTTTCGAGGTGCTATCAAGTCTCGCCGCATAGCCGTTCGGCCAGCAGTAATCTGGCGTTTGCCCTGGCCACCCGGGGGCGTGTGGCCGAGGCCATGGCGCTGTACCGGCGTACCTTGCAGGATTGGCCCCTGGAGTGGACGCCCAACTACGATCTGGGCTATCTGTGTTATCAACAAGGGGATCTGGGCGAGGCGGAGAAGTACCTCCTGCGGGCTATCCAAATTAGCCCAAAGAACAGCGACCAGCATTTTTACTTGGGTCTGACCTGGAACCGGATGGGGTTGCGCGAGAAAGCGATCGAGAGCGTGCAGAAGGCCATCGAGTTGCGCCCAAATGCGGCGGGCTATCACTTCGCCTTGGGGGTCCTGCTGCGGCAGACGGGCAATGAATTGGGTGCGTGTGCGGCCTTCCGGCAGGAACTGGCGCTGGCGCCCAACAACTCGGCCGCTGCCGCGCAGTTCCAGCGCTGCGCTCCGTAA
- a CDS encoding lytic transglycosylase domain-containing protein: MRLRGLLALLLLFAAAAPLRAEYVLLRNGQRLAVSAYQRLGGSYRLQISGGSVEVAAADIVAIEREEVFRHIPAPANEKAPYHDLIQEAALRNGVDADLVASVIAVESRFDARAVSRRNARGLMQLLPETAQRLGVKDIFDPRENIEGGTRYLRELLERYHDDVVLALAAYNAGPQRVRQYGQVPPYAETQSYVRRVKRSYEQQKAQHHPQRAGGGTSTEKTLSRGAAL; the protein is encoded by the coding sequence ATGCGCCTGAGGGGCCTCCTGGCGTTACTGCTGCTCTTCGCGGCGGCCGCGCCGCTGCGTGCGGAATACGTACTGCTGCGCAACGGGCAGCGCCTGGCCGTGAGCGCTTACCAGCGGCTCGGCGGCTCTTACCGGCTGCAGATTTCCGGGGGCTCCGTGGAGGTCGCCGCGGCCGACATCGTGGCCATCGAGCGGGAAGAAGTGTTCCGGCATATTCCCGCGCCCGCCAACGAAAAGGCGCCCTACCACGACCTGATCCAGGAGGCCGCCCTGCGCAACGGCGTGGACGCCGATCTGGTCGCCAGCGTCATCGCCGTGGAATCACGCTTTGATGCCCGGGCCGTCTCCCGGCGCAACGCCCGCGGCCTGATGCAACTGCTCCCGGAAACCGCGCAACGCCTGGGGGTCAAGGACATTTTCGATCCCCGGGAAAATATCGAAGGCGGGACGCGCTACCTGCGCGAACTGCTGGAACGCTACCACGACGACGTGGTTCTGGCCCTGGCGGCGTACAATGCGGGACCCCAGCGCGTGCGGCAGTATGGGCAGGTGCCGCCTTATGCCGAGACCCAGTCCTACGTCCGGCGGGTCAAACGCAGCTACGAGCAGCAAAAGGCCCAACACCATCCGCAGCGCGCCGGCGGCGGCACCTCCACGGAAAAAACCCTTAGCCGCGGCGCCGCGCTCTGA
- a CDS encoding GspE/PulE family protein, with translation MATADPNLTPGGNPGTPSAGDERHQLEYARRLAERYRCALVDLREQRPDPELFRNIPADLMFRYNFVPLEVVNNALVIAVADPSQVLLSDELPLLLGRKLSIKVATAAQISDLLKRTEQSQRVLEQATEAFTLQVSRDEEESEETISADRLTRDTTASPVVRLVETVIFTALERRASDIHIEARDAEVVVKYRIDGVLQHAMPPISKDWHTTIISRIKVLSDLDIAERRVPQDGRFRVRYKGRFIDLRVSIMPASHGEDAVLRVLDKETLSEKFQTLSLDVVGFSEEELRRFRRYICEPYGMVLVTGPTGSGKTTTLYAAINEIKSDEDKIITIEDPVEYQVRGITQIPVNEKKGLTFARGLRSILRHDPDKIMVGEIRDQETAQIAIQSALTGHLVFTTVHANNVTDVIGRFINMGVEPYNFVSALNCIMAQRLVRMICEHCKQAKRYSADQLLESGLDPAVWGQTAFVEGKGCLECSGTGYHGRTAICELLDLTDHIREMIVDRRPTSEIKRVAIEEGMITLRESGLVKIRAGVTTLREINKVTFVE, from the coding sequence ATGGCGACAGCGGATCCCAATCTGACTCCCGGTGGCAACCCCGGCACTCCTTCGGCCGGGGACGAACGCCACCAGCTGGAATACGCGCGGCGGCTCGCGGAGCGCTATCGCTGCGCGCTGGTGGATCTGCGCGAGCAGCGGCCCGATCCGGAGCTGTTCCGCAACATCCCCGCGGACCTCATGTTCCGTTACAACTTCGTGCCCCTGGAAGTGGTGAACAATGCCCTGGTGATCGCCGTGGCGGACCCCAGCCAGGTGCTGCTCAGCGATGAGCTACCGCTGCTGCTGGGCCGCAAACTGAGCATCAAGGTGGCCACCGCGGCGCAGATCAGCGACCTGCTCAAACGCACCGAGCAGTCGCAGCGGGTCCTGGAGCAGGCCACCGAAGCCTTCACCTTGCAGGTCTCCCGGGACGAGGAGGAAAGCGAAGAGACCATCTCCGCGGATCGCCTGACCCGCGACACCACCGCCAGCCCGGTGGTGCGTCTGGTAGAAACGGTGATCTTCACGGCCCTCGAGCGGCGCGCCAGCGACATCCACATCGAGGCCCGTGACGCCGAAGTCGTGGTCAAATACCGCATCGACGGCGTGCTGCAGCATGCCATGCCTCCCATTTCCAAGGATTGGCACACCACGATCATCTCGCGCATCAAGGTTCTCAGCGACCTGGACATCGCCGAGCGCCGCGTGCCGCAGGACGGGCGCTTCCGCGTGCGCTACAAGGGCCGCTTCATCGATCTGCGCGTTTCCATCATGCCCGCCAGCCACGGGGAAGACGCCGTGCTGCGCGTCCTCGACAAGGAGACCCTGTCGGAGAAGTTCCAGACGTTGAGCCTCGACGTCGTGGGCTTCTCGGAAGAAGAGCTGCGCCGCTTCCGCCGCTATATCTGCGAGCCGTACGGCATGGTGCTGGTCACCGGACCCACCGGCTCGGGCAAGACCACCACCCTGTATGCCGCGATCAACGAGATCAAGAGCGACGAGGACAAGATCATTACCATCGAGGATCCCGTCGAATACCAGGTCCGCGGCATCACCCAGATCCCGGTCAACGAAAAAAAGGGACTGACCTTCGCCCGCGGCCTGCGCTCCATCCTGCGCCACGACCCGGACAAGATCATGGTCGGGGAAATCCGCGACCAGGAAACCGCGCAAATCGCCATTCAGTCCGCGCTCACCGGCCACCTGGTGTTCACCACGGTGCACGCCAACAACGTCACCGACGTCATCGGGCGCTTCATCAACATGGGCGTCGAGCCCTACAACTTCGTTTCCGCGCTCAACTGCATCATGGCCCAGCGCCTGGTGCGCATGATCTGCGAGCACTGCAAGCAGGCCAAGCGCTATTCCGCGGACCAACTGCTGGAGTCCGGGCTGGACCCGGCGGTGTGGGGACAGACGGCCTTCGTGGAAGGCAAGGGCTGCCTGGAATGCTCGGGGACGGGCTACCACGGGCGCACCGCCATCTGCGAACTGCTGGATCTGACCGACCACATCCGGGAGATGATCGTGGACCGCCGGCCCACGTCGGAGATCAAGCGCGTGGCCATCGAGGAAGGGATGATTACCCTGCGGGAGAGCGGCCTGGTCAAAATCCGCGCCGGCGTGACCACGCTGCGTGAAATCAACAAGGTGACCTTCGTTGAGTAG
- the pilO gene encoding type 4a pilus biogenesis protein PilO gives MRRIVILSGLGLLLAADIALAAYNWRSGAGVRTPQQMLALESQQLKLLKADVERARGIRTQMPAIQQDCERFEKSLPLASSGYSSLVGELGGVAKTAGVKIASLNFKGQEVAKKPFLQVEMDAAIEGDYTSVVRFLNGLQKSGGLFIVDDLTLASSPHNAGGALRVNLHLQTYFRKTA, from the coding sequence ATGCGCAGAATCGTGATCCTCAGCGGCCTGGGGCTTCTCCTCGCCGCGGACATCGCCCTGGCCGCGTACAACTGGCGTTCTGGCGCAGGTGTTCGCACTCCGCAACAGATGCTGGCGCTGGAAAGCCAGCAACTCAAGCTGCTCAAGGCCGACGTGGAGCGCGCCCGGGGCATCCGCACTCAGATGCCGGCCATCCAACAGGATTGCGAGCGCTTCGAGAAGTCGCTGCCGCTGGCCTCCAGCGGCTACTCCTCCCTGGTCGGCGAGCTGGGCGGCGTCGCCAAGACCGCCGGCGTGAAGATCGCCAGCCTGAATTTTAAGGGCCAGGAAGTGGCCAAGAAGCCGTTTCTGCAGGTGGAGATGGATGCCGCCATCGAGGGCGATTACACCAGCGTGGTGCGCTTTCTGAACGGCCTGCAGAAATCTGGCGGCCTGTTCATCGTGGATGACCTGACGCTGGCCTCTTCGCCGCACAATGCGGGCGGAGCTTTGCGCGTGAATCTGCACCTGCAGACGTATTTCCGGAAGACGGCATAG
- a CDS encoding type II secretion system F family protein — protein MGEFVCRVADGSGRVFALVEAAQSLTEARQKLLDRGLYVYSVRARSGIFEGLTRQSRERTVGGSEFLILNQQFNTLIKAGLPILRALDLLSERAASPKLRPIVGQVRDRVREGRSLSEAVAETGAFSKVYATAIVAGEKSGNLSGVLEQFIAYQRVSTSVRKRILATLVYPAILVTVAILIVSYLVTYVIPEFAKLYHDLNVELPASTRLLISVTVQYRMAFLLSIGALLLAAVGVFFWSRTEKGGEAMDRLKFRLPVVGDTLLKFQVAQFSRTLGTLLGGGTPLVHALQTAADSIQSKLVRGSVLQATQKVREGQSLHDALIERRVMPELALDMIEVGESSGALVAMLTSVAEFYEEEVTVRLAALIAVIEPGILIFMALFVLYILMALYLPMFSLSMAGPAR, from the coding sequence ATGGGGGAATTTGTCTGCCGCGTGGCCGATGGGAGCGGGCGCGTCTTTGCGCTCGTCGAAGCGGCCCAGTCGCTCACAGAGGCCCGGCAGAAACTGCTGGACCGCGGGCTGTACGTGTATTCCGTGCGCGCCCGCAGCGGAATCTTCGAGGGGCTGACGCGCCAATCCCGGGAGCGCACCGTCGGCGGCTCCGAGTTCCTGATTCTGAACCAGCAGTTCAATACGCTGATCAAGGCGGGCCTCCCGATCCTGCGCGCTCTGGACCTGCTCTCGGAACGCGCGGCCTCCCCGAAGCTGCGGCCGATCGTCGGGCAGGTGCGCGACCGGGTGCGCGAAGGAAGGTCGCTGTCCGAAGCGGTGGCCGAAACCGGCGCATTCTCGAAGGTCTATGCCACGGCCATCGTGGCTGGGGAGAAGAGCGGCAATCTTTCCGGAGTGCTGGAGCAGTTCATCGCTTACCAGCGCGTTAGCACCAGCGTTCGCAAGCGGATTCTGGCCACGCTGGTGTATCCGGCGATTCTGGTTACGGTCGCGATTCTGATCGTGAGTTACCTGGTCACCTATGTGATTCCGGAATTCGCGAAGCTCTACCATGATCTAAACGTGGAATTGCCGGCGAGCACGCGCTTGCTTATCTCCGTGACCGTGCAATACCGGATGGCGTTTCTGCTGTCCATCGGGGCGCTGCTCCTCGCGGCCGTCGGAGTTTTTTTCTGGTCGCGCACGGAGAAGGGCGGGGAAGCGATGGACCGGCTGAAATTCCGCCTGCCCGTGGTGGGCGACACGCTGCTCAAGTTTCAGGTGGCGCAGTTCTCGCGTACCCTGGGCACGCTGCTCGGCGGCGGGACCCCGCTGGTGCACGCGCTGCAGACCGCGGCAGACTCGATCCAGAGCAAACTCGTGCGCGGATCGGTGCTGCAGGCCACGCAGAAGGTTCGGGAAGGGCAGTCCCTGCACGACGCCCTGATCGAGCGGCGCGTGATGCCGGAGCTCGCGCTGGATATGATCGAGGTCGGGGAATCGAGCGGGGCTTTGGTGGCCATGCTCACTAGCGTGGCGGAATTCTACGAGGAAGAAGTGACGGTCCGGCTGGCGGCTCTCATTGCCGTGATCGAGCCGGGCATTCTGATTTTCATGGCTCTCTTTGTGCTGTATATCCTGATGGCTTTGTATCTTCCGATGTTCTCGCTTTCCATGGCGGGACCGGCACGGTAA